A DNA window from Anaerocolumna sp. AGMB13020 contains the following coding sequences:
- the rfbG gene encoding CDP-glucose 4,6-dehydratase, protein MDLSFYKGKTVLVTGHTGFKGSWMCKVLVMNGARVIGYSLKPPTNPSLFEIAKIEEQITSVIGDIRDLEAIKNCMDKYNPDIVIHMAAQPIVREAYINPVYTYETNVLGTVNILESVRLNNNVKSFINVTTDKVYENNEWEWGYREIDRLNGYDPYSNSKSCSELITSSYIKSFFRDKNIALSTCRAGNVIGGGDFANDRIIPDCIRAVASNKEIIVRNPNSTRPYQHVLEPVCTYLFLAQAQYIDKVIQGSFNVGPEDKDCITTGKLVDIFCESWGENAKWRDISEVDAPHEANFLKLDCSKIKTLLEWKPRWGIEDAVKKTIEWSKVFYSNKDVNAVMEDQITEYLKS, encoded by the coding sequence ATGGATTTATCATTTTACAAAGGAAAAACTGTACTAGTAACAGGTCATACAGGATTTAAGGGTTCATGGATGTGTAAAGTGCTAGTAATGAATGGAGCTCGTGTTATTGGTTATTCATTAAAACCACCTACAAATCCAAGCTTATTTGAAATTGCAAAAATAGAAGAGCAAATAACTTCGGTAATTGGTGATATAAGAGATTTAGAAGCTATTAAGAATTGTATGGATAAATATAATCCTGATATAGTAATACATATGGCAGCTCAACCGATTGTACGAGAAGCCTATATAAATCCCGTTTATACTTATGAAACTAATGTTTTAGGAACTGTTAATATTCTTGAATCAGTACGTCTTAATAATAATGTTAAGTCATTTATTAATGTAACAACTGATAAGGTTTATGAAAACAATGAATGGGAATGGGGATACAGAGAAATTGACAGGCTAAATGGATATGATCCTTATTCAAATTCAAAATCCTGTTCTGAGTTAATTACTAGTTCGTATATAAAATCTTTTTTTAGAGATAAAAACATTGCATTATCAACTTGCCGTGCAGGGAATGTAATTGGAGGTGGAGATTTTGCTAATGATAGAATTATTCCTGATTGTATAAGGGCGGTGGCATCAAATAAAGAGATTATTGTAAGAAATCCAAATTCAACAAGACCATACCAGCATGTGCTAGAACCTGTTTGTACTTATCTATTTTTAGCCCAAGCTCAGTATATAGATAAAGTAATACAAGGAAGCTTTAATGTTGGGCCTGAAGATAAAGATTGTATAACTACCGGAAAACTTGTAGATATTTTCTGTGAAAGTTGGGGTGAAAATGCCAAGTGGAGAGATATATCAGAAGTGGATGCACCACATGAAGCTAATTTCCTGAAATTAGATTGCTCAAAAATAAAAACATTATTGGAATGGAAACCTCGATGGGGAATCGAAGATGCTGTTAAAAAAACAATTGAGTGGAGCAAAGTATT
- a CDS encoding DUF4422 domain-containing protein — MSGDKKNIKIFVTHRIDKNSVCLENPLFVPIRCGAALDKDNVASTIQGDNTGENISLKRLSYCELTTQYWAWKNEDLDYYGFCHYRRYFSFNEKPLVEDVWGNVVYNSLNEKAIKELCLDSLTVRGKIEKYDVLIAKSWDLKTIKCKSVREHYNSADSLDIKHFDCMIEVINKKYPEFSNAAKKYSNGKILYSCNMFIMKKEVFCKYSEWLFDILGEVEKLIDTEYFSEEKLRTMGHLGERLAGIYYTYLLEEGIYKTIELQKALINNTDVEENIDPKFTSNQVPIVLAASDLFAPVLGVCLKSIINCTTEFNNYDIIIFNKEISKDNKCKILKLQENRNNISIRFFDVTRKVSEYDLSPNEHVGIETYYRFLIQDVMKHYDKVIYMDSDVIVKADLAELYHTNIDNKILAATHDADFIGQYSLKNGKVKNYCEKTLKLKKPYNYFQAGVLLLNITEMNKSFNVKELLEIAQKGIYKYMDQDILNIKCNDRIVYLNMKWNLLTDCARYRINNVIKFAPFNLYNEYLEARKSPKIIHYAGYLKPWYNAEEDMAEEFWRVAKQTDFYELLLYRMNTGAAWHIAHNMKRRIDYKGSILKYCYRIYSFLNPANTKRRKLFNKIYLKMRSS; from the coding sequence ATGAGTGGAGATAAGAAAAATATTAAAATATTTGTAACCCATAGAATAGATAAAAATAGTGTATGTTTAGAGAATCCATTGTTTGTTCCGATTCGGTGTGGAGCAGCTTTAGATAAAGATAATGTAGCTTCTACAATACAAGGAGATAATACTGGAGAGAATATATCACTTAAAAGATTATCATACTGTGAGCTTACAACACAATATTGGGCTTGGAAAAATGAAGATTTAGATTATTATGGCTTCTGTCACTACAGACGTTATTTTTCATTTAATGAGAAACCATTGGTTGAAGATGTTTGGGGAAATGTGGTATATAATTCATTGAATGAGAAAGCAATTAAAGAACTTTGTCTCGATTCTCTAACAGTAAGGGGAAAAATTGAAAAATATGATGTTTTAATTGCGAAAAGTTGGGATTTAAAAACTATAAAATGCAAATCAGTCAGAGAACATTATAATTCTGCTGACTCACTTGACATTAAACATTTTGATTGCATGATAGAAGTTATAAATAAAAAGTATCCTGAATTTAGTAATGCTGCAAAAAAATATTCTAATGGAAAAATTTTATATTCCTGTAATATGTTTATTATGAAAAAAGAAGTTTTTTGCAAATACTCAGAATGGTTGTTTGATATACTGGGGGAAGTTGAAAAGTTGATTGATACAGAATACTTTTCAGAAGAAAAACTACGAACAATGGGTCATCTAGGAGAAAGATTAGCTGGTATATATTATACATATTTGTTAGAAGAGGGTATATATAAAACAATAGAATTACAAAAAGCTTTAATAAATAATACGGATGTAGAAGAAAATATAGATCCAAAGTTTACGAGTAATCAAGTACCTATTGTTTTGGCAGCTAGTGATCTTTTTGCTCCTGTTCTTGGGGTATGTCTTAAGTCAATTATTAATTGTACCACTGAGTTTAATAATTATGATATTATTATTTTTAACAAGGAAATTAGCAAAGATAACAAATGTAAAATATTAAAATTACAAGAAAATCGAAATAATATTAGTATACGTTTTTTTGATGTAACACGTAAAGTAAGTGAATATGATTTATCACCTAATGAACACGTTGGTATTGAAACATACTATAGATTTTTAATCCAAGATGTAATGAAACATTATGATAAAGTTATTTACATGGATTCAGATGTTATAGTAAAGGCAGATTTAGCAGAATTATATCATACTAATATTGATAATAAAATTCTAGCTGCAACTCATGATGCAGATTTTATAGGGCAATATAGTTTAAAAAATGGTAAAGTAAAAAACTATTGTGAAAAAACATTAAAGTTGAAAAAGCCATACAATTATTTTCAAGCTGGCGTATTGTTATTAAATATTACAGAGATGAATAAATCTTTTAATGTTAAAGAACTACTTGAAATTGCTCAAAAAGGTATATATAAATATATGGATCAGGATATTTTAAATATCAAATGTAATGATCGTATTGTATATTTGAATATGAAGTGGAATTTGTTGACTGACTGTGCAAGATATAGGATTAATAATGTTATTAAGTTTGCACCATTCAACCTATATAATGAGTATTTAGAGGCTAGAAAAAGTCCTAAAATAATTCATTATGCTGGTTATTTAAAACCATGGTATAATGCTGAAGAGGATATGGCTGAGGAATTTTGGAGAGTAGCCAAACAAACAGATTTTTATGAATTATTACTTTACCGTATGAATACGGGAGCTGCGTGGCATATAGCACACAATATGAAAAGAAGAATAGATTATAAGGGGAGTATTTTGAAGTATTGCTATCGAATTTACTCTTTCCTAAATCCAGCTAATACTAAACGAAGAAAACTATTCAATAAAATATACTTAAAAATGAGATCGAGTTAA
- a CDS encoding glycosyltransferase family 2 protein, protein MIDTKTDFFKTKNNFQKYKGVESECILSYKSEKNPFITVVIPTYKRVDTLKLSINSVLNQNNIENINYEILVIDNDNNFESETELLIKSYKQLPIRYYKNMENIGQVGNWNRGIELSRSEWIVLLHDDDLLEPNYFVEIIKLLTLNKNIQGLGTIYKLFNHDSEILHTDTWDLNYNKKNSLVKKNKVKGIIKNILLIIRKSRKKLGRGKLYKLKLIDYYFECGYNAPIGTLYKKSNVIELGGFDDQFFPISDQVFHINYLLTYGFYIFSLELSLRGIGFNEALLKKWRIGFIENGYFLRKAIKNKLKIHFWGEWWIQIDLLYQARVNYDLEMSDIRRNFLNIKYDKPFYKFLYLLIYRSYNLIKKY, encoded by the coding sequence GTGATTGATACGAAAACAGATTTTTTTAAGACTAAAAATAATTTTCAAAAGTATAAAGGGGTAGAAAGTGAATGTATTCTTTCTTATAAGAGTGAAAAAAATCCTTTTATTACAGTAGTTATTCCTACATATAAAAGAGTGGATACATTAAAGTTGTCAATTAATTCTGTTTTAAATCAAAATAACATTGAAAATATTAATTATGAAATTTTAGTTATTGATAATGACAATAATTTTGAGAGTGAAACAGAGTTACTAATAAAAAGTTATAAACAGTTACCAATAAGATATTATAAAAACATGGAAAATATTGGACAAGTAGGTAATTGGAATAGAGGAATTGAACTTTCACGATCTGAGTGGATAGTTTTGTTGCATGATGATGATTTGCTGGAACCGAATTATTTTGTTGAAATTATTAAACTATTAACGTTGAATAAAAATATACAAGGTTTGGGAACTATATACAAGTTATTTAATCATGATAGTGAGATTTTACATACTGATACTTGGGATTTAAATTATAATAAAAAAAATAGTCTAGTCAAAAAAAATAAAGTTAAAGGTATTATTAAAAATATATTACTTATAATAAGAAAATCTAGAAAAAAATTAGGTAGAGGTAAATTGTATAAATTAAAGTTAATAGATTATTACTTTGAATGTGGTTATAATGCACCTATTGGGACATTGTATAAGAAGTCTAATGTAATAGAGTTAGGTGGGTTTGATGATCAATTTTTCCCAATTAGTGACCAAGTTTTTCATATTAATTATCTTTTAACATATGGGTTCTACATCTTTTCACTAGAATTGTCTTTGAGAGGGATAGGATTTAATGAAGCTCTATTAAAAAAATGGAGAATTGGATTTATTGAAAACGGCTACTTTCTTCGCAAGGCAATAAAAAATAAGTTAAAAATTCATTTTTGGGGTGAATGGTGGATTCAAATTGATTTACTGTATCAAGCTAGGGTAAATTATGACTTGGAAATGTCAGATATTAGACGTAATTTTTTGAATATCAAATATGATAAACCGTTTTATAAATTTTTATATTTACTAATTTATCGATCTTACAATTTAATAAAAAAATACTAA
- the rfbF gene encoding glucose-1-phosphate cytidylyltransferase, which produces MKVVILAGGYGTRISEESHLKPKPMIEIGGMPILWHVMKLYSYYGYNEFIICCGYKGYVIKEYFADYYLHNSDITFDFTDNNRMEIHNNVAEPWKVTLIDTGLNTMTGGRIKRVKEYIGESPFLLTYGDGVSDVNIKELVRYHNEHGKKATITAIQPGGRFGTLDISEDNSINRFAEKTKEDGGWINGGFMVLEPSVIDYIDNDTISFEKYPLEKLAREGQLNAYMHHGFWQCMDTLRDKNYLDELLENGQAPWKVWGK; this is translated from the coding sequence ATGAAGGTAGTGATATTAGCTGGAGGATATGGTACAAGAATTAGTGAAGAGTCACATTTAAAACCAAAACCTATGATAGAAATAGGAGGAATGCCTATTTTATGGCATGTAATGAAATTATATTCTTACTATGGATACAATGAATTTATTATATGTTGTGGTTATAAAGGATATGTAATAAAAGAGTATTTTGCAGACTATTATTTACATAATTCGGATATTACTTTTGATTTTACAGATAATAATAGAATGGAAATACATAATAATGTTGCCGAACCATGGAAGGTAACATTAATAGATACTGGTTTAAATACAATGACTGGAGGTCGTATCAAAAGAGTAAAAGAATATATTGGAGAGAGTCCTTTTTTGTTAACATATGGAGATGGAGTAAGTGATGTTAATATAAAGGAACTGGTTCGATATCATAATGAGCATGGTAAGAAGGCTACAATTACTGCGATTCAACCAGGAGGTAGATTTGGTACTTTGGATATTTCGGAGGATAACAGCATCAATCGATTTGCTGAAAAAACGAAAGAAGATGGTGGATGGATAAATGGTGGTTTTATGGTGTTAGAACCATCTGTCATAGATTATATTGATAATGATACAATATCATTTGAAAAATATCCATTAGAAAAATTAGCAAGAGAGGGACAATTAAATGCCTACATGCATCACGGATTCTGGCAGTGTATGGATACACTAAGAGATAAAAATTATCTTGATGAACTATTAGAAAATGGTCAAGCACCATGGAAAGTGTGGGGGAAATAA